A genomic window from Melanotaenia boesemani isolate fMelBoe1 chromosome 15, fMelBoe1.pri, whole genome shotgun sequence includes:
- the znf346 gene encoding zinc finger protein 346 isoform X2, giving the protein MLRSPVCHQPTLISVHSTYISPFWKGIIKPGLDHHSPVVNKMIKEHGDLFSDSQCKVCSAVLISETQKLTHYQSKKHANKVRRYFSQQNEKEVTVKKLKSSETDCNNGDTDRMKACNLCQMTFSSPVMAESHYQGKFHAKRLKMKTVESQPPAEASQTAKPKEKPADVSSGVTAMDNNNNPDRFCSICKAPFNNPLMAQQHYVGKKHKKRMTKLKLMETYGPSTAPASTENGYPCTICNIELNSVEQYQSHISGARHKNQVKKSSQKIAENQQPEEQLQESNNQFVAEEYQYTAEDNQYTPDDDQYAPTDDQYGTGEEQYDANYQYAPENTEFSEQYQYT; this is encoded by the exons ATGTTACGTTCACCTGTCTGTCATCAACCCACACTTATCAGCGTGCATTCGACTTATATCTCACCCTTCTGGAAAGGAATTATTAAACCTGGGCTGGATCATCACTCACCTGTTG TTAATAAGATGATAAAGGAGCATGGCGACCTGTTTTCTGACTCCCAGTGTAAAGTCTGCAGTGCTGTCCTCATTTCTGAAACTCAGAAGTTGACTCATTATCAG agCAAGAAACATGCCAACAAGGTGCGGCGTTACTTTTCCCAGCAAAACGAGAAAGAAGTGACCGTCAAGAAGCTAAAGTCAAGTGAGACT GATTGCAACAATGGAGACACAGACCGGATGAAGGCATGTAATTTATGCCAGATGACCTTCTCTTCTCCAGTAATGGCAGAGTCTCACTATCAGGGCAAATTTCACGCCAAGAGACTGAAGATGAAAACGGTTGAATCTCAGCCACCAG CAGAAGCTTCTCAGACAGCAAAGCCGAAGGAAAAACCCGCAGATGTTTCAAGTGGCGTCACAGCGatggacaacaacaacaatccaGATCGTTTCTGCTCCATCTGCAAGGCCCCTTTCAACAACCCGCTCATGGCCCAGCAGCACTATGTGGgcaagaaacataaaaaacggATGACCAAGCTTAAACTGATGGAGACATATGGCCCTTCCACTGCACCGG CTTCCACAGAAAATGGTTACCCCTGCACCATCTGCAACATTGAGCTGAACTCGGTGGAACAATACCAATCTCATATCAGCGGCGCCAGGCATAAGAACCA AGTGAAGAAATCAAGTCAGAAGATTGCAGAGAACCAGCAACCAGAAGAACAATTACAAGAGAGCAACAACCAGTTCGTGGCTGAAGAATACCAGTACACTGCTGAAGACAACCAATACACACCCGATGACGACCAATACGCACCTACGGATGACCAGTACGGCACTGGAGAAGAGCAGTATGATGCTAATTACCAGTATGCCCCAGAGAACACAGAGTTCTCGGAGCAGTACCAGTATACTTGA
- the znf346 gene encoding zinc finger protein 346 isoform X1 produces the protein MLRSPVCHQPTLISVHSTYISPFWKGIIKPGLDHHSPVVNKMIKEHGDLFSDSQCKVCSAVLISETQKLTHYQSKKHANKVRRYFSQQNEKEVTVKKLKSSETQDCNNGDTDRMKACNLCQMTFSSPVMAESHYQGKFHAKRLKMKTVESQPPAEASQTAKPKEKPADVSSGVTAMDNNNNPDRFCSICKAPFNNPLMAQQHYVGKKHKKRMTKLKLMETYGPSTAPASTENGYPCTICNIELNSVEQYQSHISGARHKNQVKKSSQKIAENQQPEEQLQESNNQFVAEEYQYTAEDNQYTPDDDQYAPTDDQYGTGEEQYDANYQYAPENTEFSEQYQYT, from the exons ATGTTACGTTCACCTGTCTGTCATCAACCCACACTTATCAGCGTGCATTCGACTTATATCTCACCCTTCTGGAAAGGAATTATTAAACCTGGGCTGGATCATCACTCACCTGTTG TTAATAAGATGATAAAGGAGCATGGCGACCTGTTTTCTGACTCCCAGTGTAAAGTCTGCAGTGCTGTCCTCATTTCTGAAACTCAGAAGTTGACTCATTATCAG agCAAGAAACATGCCAACAAGGTGCGGCGTTACTTTTCCCAGCAAAACGAGAAAGAAGTGACCGTCAAGAAGCTAAAGTCAAGTGAGACT CAGGATTGCAACAATGGAGACACAGACCGGATGAAGGCATGTAATTTATGCCAGATGACCTTCTCTTCTCCAGTAATGGCAGAGTCTCACTATCAGGGCAAATTTCACGCCAAGAGACTGAAGATGAAAACGGTTGAATCTCAGCCACCAG CAGAAGCTTCTCAGACAGCAAAGCCGAAGGAAAAACCCGCAGATGTTTCAAGTGGCGTCACAGCGatggacaacaacaacaatccaGATCGTTTCTGCTCCATCTGCAAGGCCCCTTTCAACAACCCGCTCATGGCCCAGCAGCACTATGTGGgcaagaaacataaaaaacggATGACCAAGCTTAAACTGATGGAGACATATGGCCCTTCCACTGCACCGG CTTCCACAGAAAATGGTTACCCCTGCACCATCTGCAACATTGAGCTGAACTCGGTGGAACAATACCAATCTCATATCAGCGGCGCCAGGCATAAGAACCA AGTGAAGAAATCAAGTCAGAAGATTGCAGAGAACCAGCAACCAGAAGAACAATTACAAGAGAGCAACAACCAGTTCGTGGCTGAAGAATACCAGTACACTGCTGAAGACAACCAATACACACCCGATGACGACCAATACGCACCTACGGATGACCAGTACGGCACTGGAGAAGAGCAGTATGATGCTAATTACCAGTATGCCCCAGAGAACACAGAGTTCTCGGAGCAGTACCAGTATACTTGA
- the znf346 gene encoding zinc finger protein 346 isoform X4, with amino-acid sequence MAEKMQTDDFPYLPSGLAEVNKMIKEHGDLFSDSQCKVCSAVLISETQKLTHYQSKKHANKVRRYFSQQNEKEVTVKKLKSSETQDCNNGDTDRMKACNLCQMTFSSPVMAESHYQGKFHAKRLKMKTVESQPPAEASQTAKPKEKPADVSSGVTAMDNNNNPDRFCSICKAPFNNPLMAQQHYVGKKHKKRMTKLKLMETYGPSTAPASTENGYPCTICNIELNSVEQYQSHISGARHKNQVKKSSQKIAENQQPEEQLQESNNQFVAEEYQYTAEDNQYTPDDDQYAPTDDQYGTGEEQYDANYQYAPENTEFSEQYQYT; translated from the exons TTAATAAGATGATAAAGGAGCATGGCGACCTGTTTTCTGACTCCCAGTGTAAAGTCTGCAGTGCTGTCCTCATTTCTGAAACTCAGAAGTTGACTCATTATCAG agCAAGAAACATGCCAACAAGGTGCGGCGTTACTTTTCCCAGCAAAACGAGAAAGAAGTGACCGTCAAGAAGCTAAAGTCAAGTGAGACT CAGGATTGCAACAATGGAGACACAGACCGGATGAAGGCATGTAATTTATGCCAGATGACCTTCTCTTCTCCAGTAATGGCAGAGTCTCACTATCAGGGCAAATTTCACGCCAAGAGACTGAAGATGAAAACGGTTGAATCTCAGCCACCAG CAGAAGCTTCTCAGACAGCAAAGCCGAAGGAAAAACCCGCAGATGTTTCAAGTGGCGTCACAGCGatggacaacaacaacaatccaGATCGTTTCTGCTCCATCTGCAAGGCCCCTTTCAACAACCCGCTCATGGCCCAGCAGCACTATGTGGgcaagaaacataaaaaacggATGACCAAGCTTAAACTGATGGAGACATATGGCCCTTCCACTGCACCGG CTTCCACAGAAAATGGTTACCCCTGCACCATCTGCAACATTGAGCTGAACTCGGTGGAACAATACCAATCTCATATCAGCGGCGCCAGGCATAAGAACCA AGTGAAGAAATCAAGTCAGAAGATTGCAGAGAACCAGCAACCAGAAGAACAATTACAAGAGAGCAACAACCAGTTCGTGGCTGAAGAATACCAGTACACTGCTGAAGACAACCAATACACACCCGATGACGACCAATACGCACCTACGGATGACCAGTACGGCACTGGAGAAGAGCAGTATGATGCTAATTACCAGTATGCCCCAGAGAACACAGAGTTCTCGGAGCAGTACCAGTATACTTGA
- the znf346 gene encoding zinc finger protein 346 isoform X3: MLRSPVCHQPTLISVHSTYISPFWKGIIKPGLDHHSPVVNKMIKEHGDLFSDSQCKVCSAVLISETQKLTHYQSKKHANKVRRYFSQQNEKEVTVKKLKSSETQDCNNGDTDRMKACNLCQMTFSSPVMAESHYQGKFHAKRLKMKTVESQPPEASQTAKPKEKPADVSSGVTAMDNNNNPDRFCSICKAPFNNPLMAQQHYVGKKHKKRMTKLKLMETYGPSTAPASTENGYPCTICNIELNSVEQYQSHISGARHKNQVKKSSQKIAENQQPEEQLQESNNQFVAEEYQYTAEDNQYTPDDDQYAPTDDQYGTGEEQYDANYQYAPENTEFSEQYQYT, translated from the exons ATGTTACGTTCACCTGTCTGTCATCAACCCACACTTATCAGCGTGCATTCGACTTATATCTCACCCTTCTGGAAAGGAATTATTAAACCTGGGCTGGATCATCACTCACCTGTTG TTAATAAGATGATAAAGGAGCATGGCGACCTGTTTTCTGACTCCCAGTGTAAAGTCTGCAGTGCTGTCCTCATTTCTGAAACTCAGAAGTTGACTCATTATCAG agCAAGAAACATGCCAACAAGGTGCGGCGTTACTTTTCCCAGCAAAACGAGAAAGAAGTGACCGTCAAGAAGCTAAAGTCAAGTGAGACT CAGGATTGCAACAATGGAGACACAGACCGGATGAAGGCATGTAATTTATGCCAGATGACCTTCTCTTCTCCAGTAATGGCAGAGTCTCACTATCAGGGCAAATTTCACGCCAAGAGACTGAAGATGAAAACGGTTGAATCTCAGCCACCAG AAGCTTCTCAGACAGCAAAGCCGAAGGAAAAACCCGCAGATGTTTCAAGTGGCGTCACAGCGatggacaacaacaacaatccaGATCGTTTCTGCTCCATCTGCAAGGCCCCTTTCAACAACCCGCTCATGGCCCAGCAGCACTATGTGGgcaagaaacataaaaaacggATGACCAAGCTTAAACTGATGGAGACATATGGCCCTTCCACTGCACCGG CTTCCACAGAAAATGGTTACCCCTGCACCATCTGCAACATTGAGCTGAACTCGGTGGAACAATACCAATCTCATATCAGCGGCGCCAGGCATAAGAACCA AGTGAAGAAATCAAGTCAGAAGATTGCAGAGAACCAGCAACCAGAAGAACAATTACAAGAGAGCAACAACCAGTTCGTGGCTGAAGAATACCAGTACACTGCTGAAGACAACCAATACACACCCGATGACGACCAATACGCACCTACGGATGACCAGTACGGCACTGGAGAAGAGCAGTATGATGCTAATTACCAGTATGCCCCAGAGAACACAGAGTTCTCGGAGCAGTACCAGTATACTTGA